TCTCATAAGTAGCTTTAGGCAATCATTAAAGGTTTGACAAGCTCCAGTTTAAATCTAGAACTTTAGTATACACTAATTACAGAATTTAATTCTGGAAATCAAATGCTTTTTAATGGATACGAAATATTTTAATCCTTAAAGACTCATCATTTCCTTAAATCTAGCAGCTTGTCTTCTGCTGACTTCTATCCTATCTCCACCTTTAAGAGTCACTACAAGACCACCATTAAACCAGGGTTCTATACCTTCAACCCAACCTAAATTGATAATGTGTTTTCTACTTGCTCTAAAGAATGATTTCTCGTCCAATCGCTCGTCCAAAGCATTTAAGGATTTATGGATCATAGGCTTAAAGTTGTCAAAATAAACCTTAATGTAATTACCATCAGATTCAAATAACCTCACATTAGAGAGCCTTACAAACCAGCAGCGATCCCCGTCTTTGACAAATACTTGATCTTGCAGGGTTAATTTTTTTTGATTGACAGGAAATTCTTCCTCTTCCTTTTTAGCAGACCCATCAATTTTGGCAGTGAGTTTTGTAATCGCCTCCTCTAATCTCTTTGGCTCAATTGGTTTTAATAAATAATCCAAAGCATTTACTTGGAATGCTTTTAGGGCGTATTCATCATAGGCTGTGGTGAAAATCACGTGAGGAACATTGTCCAGTTCTTCAAGTAATTCAAAACCTGTCTTTTCTGGCATTTGAATATCAAGGAATATGACATCCGGGCTTAGCTGATCAATTTTCTCTTTTGCATCGTCCACATTCACTGCTTCTCCTACAACTTCAACACTTTCCAATTGATTTAAAAGGGTGATTAGCTCCTTTCGAGCTAGTCTTTCATCATCTATTACAATCGCTCGCATTTTTATATATGGATTTTGTTATTCTAAGTTAACTCTGTTCTTAGGAATTTTTATTTCAGTGATCACATACTGTGTCCCAGAGTTAAAGATACGTAAAGTGCCTTTATCTCCATAAATAAGTTTTAACCTTTGTTGGGTGTTACTAAGGCCATGTCCTCCTTCACCTTTGGGCTGAAGGCTTGGTTGGGACAACAATCGACCACTGTTTTTGACTTGGATGTATAAATCATCATCTACTCCTTCTCTACATTTGATCTCTATGATTCCCCCTTTGAGGAGGTTAGAAATACCATGTTTGATGGCATTCTCGACAATTGTCTGAAGCATCATAGGAGGTATTTTATAACTATAGGCCTCATCTTCTATGATGTAAGAAACCTGTAGCCTTTCTTCAAAACGAATGGATTCTAGAGCAAGATAGTCTTTGACAGTATTCATCTCATCATTGAATTCAATGACCTGCTTTTTGTCCATCATTAAGGAAAAACGAAGAATATTAGAAACTCTGGTAATTGCAGATTTTGCTTTGGCAGGATCCTCATCTACTAGAGCACGAACGCTATTGAGCGCATTGAAAATAAAGTGAGGATTCAATTGACTTTTGAGGTGATTTAGCCTGATCTCGTTGATTTTAGCCTCGTATTTTAATGAAGTGTTATAGTTGTCCAGGAAATGAAATAGAAAATAAGACAGGAACCAGATGGCATAAAACAGGAAACTCAGGAATAAGTTGGCGAAAATCACCAAAAACTTAAAGTCTTCCTCCGGGTTCAATGTGCCAAAGGCAATATTAATAAAGACTTGGGCAATGGTATTGATAAGGCTGAGCGCCAAAAGGGCTATTAATGCCTGAAGAAGTAATTGGGGGATTTCTAATTTAAACCATCCATAGCTTTTGACTATAAATCTTAAGAAATGGGTGGAAATCAGGTAAAAAGCCGACAAGACCACAAATGCCCAAATCTGCACTGGAGATAGACCTCTGGAAAGCTCTGCAAAGAAAATATTGACAAAGGCAAAGAAGCCCCAACCCAATATTTGTAATATCCAATATAGACTGAATCTGTTCATTCAATGCCAAAGATAGCTATCAACAATAATTGATATTCTTTAATGTGATAAATGGAATAAAGCCTTGATTATGATACAGATCGTTAGTTTAACTCCAACCGAAGGAATTTGGCAGTATGGCTCTCTTGGTTCTTGGCTACTTTTTCTGGGCTGCCTTGATCGACAATATTTCCACCTTTATTTCCTCCTTCTAAGCCAAGGTCTACAATATAATCGGCCATTTTCACGACGTCCATGTTATGCTCAATGATCAGGACTGTATTGCCTTTGTCTACCAATCGATTCAATACCAACATCAATAAATCAATGTCCTGAAAGTGTAATCCGGTAGTAGGCTCATCAAGGATATAAAACGTCTTCCCAGTATCTTTTTTAGATAGCTCGGTTGCGAGTTTTACACGTTGAGCTTCTCCCCCTGAAAGTGTAGTGGCATGTTGACCTAAAGTGATATAACCAAGGCCAACGTCGTTTAAGGTTTTGATCTTCCTAAGAATCTTGGGTTGATTTTCAAAGAAATCTACCGCCTGCTCCACAGTCATATCCAATACATCTGCGATAGATTTACCTTTGAAGCGTACCTCCAAGGTTTCTCTGTTGTATCGTTTCCCTTTACAGGTTTCGCAAGGAATATGTACATCAGGCAAGAAGTCCATCTCGATCAATTTCATTCCCGCTCCCTCGCAATCCTCGCATCTT
Above is a window of Algoriphagus machipongonensis DNA encoding:
- a CDS encoding LytR/AlgR family response regulator transcription factor; the protein is MRAIVIDDERLARKELITLLNQLESVEVVGEAVNVDDAKEKIDQLSPDVIFLDIQMPEKTGFELLEELDNVPHVIFTTAYDEYALKAFQVNALDYLLKPIEPKRLEEAITKLTAKIDGSAKKEEEEFPVNQKKLTLQDQVFVKDGDRCWFVRLSNVRLFESDGNYIKVYFDNFKPMIHKSLNALDERLDEKSFFRASRKHIINLGWVEGIEPWFNGGLVVTLKGGDRIEVSRRQAARFKEMMSL
- a CDS encoding sensor histidine kinase, with product MNRFSLYWILQILGWGFFAFVNIFFAELSRGLSPVQIWAFVVLSAFYLISTHFLRFIVKSYGWFKLEIPQLLLQALIALLALSLINTIAQVFINIAFGTLNPEEDFKFLVIFANLFLSFLFYAIWFLSYFLFHFLDNYNTSLKYEAKINEIRLNHLKSQLNPHFIFNALNSVRALVDEDPAKAKSAITRVSNILRFSLMMDKKQVIEFNDEMNTVKDYLALESIRFEERLQVSYIIEDEAYSYKIPPMMLQTIVENAIKHGISNLLKGGIIEIKCREGVDDDLYIQVKNSGRLLSQPSLQPKGEGGHGLSNTQQRLKLIYGDKGTLRIFNSGTQYVITEIKIPKNRVNLE